The Ustilaginoidea virens chromosome 4, complete sequence genome contains a region encoding:
- a CDS encoding DNA-directed RNA polymerase II subunit RPB1, whose protein sequence is MANYHPPFSSAPLKTVEEIQFGLMSPEEIKNMSVCHILYPETMDESRTKPRDGGLNDPLLGSIDRGFKCKTCTQAMSDCPGHFGHIELAKPVYHPGFIKKVKKILEIVCHNCSKVLADTSDPEFVTAISTRDAKLRFNRVWAVCKKKRRCENEDRSEKNDEDFAPGMKPVVNNHGGCGNVQPQVRQAALQLKAAFDVAQEDGPKRRETVPITPEMAHGILRRISEEDLRHMGLNSDYARPEWMILTVLPVPPPPVRPSISMDGTGTGMRNEDDLTYKLGDIIRANGNVKQAIREGSPQHIARDFEELLQYHVATYMDNDIAGQPRALQKSGRPVKAIRARLKGKEGRLRGNLMGKRVDFSARTVITGDANLSLHEVGVPRSIARTLTYPETVTPYNIGKLHQLVENGPNEHPGAKYVIRADGTRIDLRHHRRAAQISLEYGWKVERHLMDGDYIIFNRQPSLHKESMMGHRVRVMPYSTFRLNLSVTSPYNADFDGDEMNLHVPQSEETRAEVKELCLVPNNIVSPQKNGPLMGIVQDSLAGAYKLCRRDTFIDKDMVMNMMLWVPNWDGVIPQPAILKPRPRWTGKQLLSMVIPKEISLHSPESAGGGDNADMPLKDTGLLIQSGELLYGLLKKKNIGSAAGGIVHLSYNELGPEGAMAFLNGVQQVVTYWLLNNGHSIGIGDTVPDKQTIEKVQVHIDTQKAEVARLTAQATANELEALPGMNVRATFENKVSMALNSARDQAGTTTQNSLKDSNNAVTMADSGSKGSSINISQMTALVGQQIVEGKRIPFGFKYRTLPHFTKDDYSPEARGFVENSYLRGLTPTEFFFHAMAGREGLIDTAVKTAETGYIQRRLVKALEDLSARYDGTVRNSLGDIVQFLYGEDGLDAMCIEKQKLGTLKMSDAAFESKYRLDLANPPDWFRKDYEYGNELAGDKESMDLLDAEWDALLDDRRTVRAINRGKMGEEMMQLPLNVGRIIESAKRVFNVRATDRSNLRPTDVIPRVRSLLGEIKIVRGQDPISVEADTNATILFKALIRSRLAFKEIVKVHRLNRLAFDHVLGELQNRWDRSFVSPGEMVGVLAAQSIGEPATQMTLNTFHFAGVSSKNVTLGVPRLKEILNLAKDIKTPSMAVYLDTHLGTQEQAKKLRSMVEYTNLRSITSVTEIYYDPDIQGTNIAEDVDMVESYFLIPDDAQDTTDQQSRWLLRITLDRQKLLDKEIRIDDVAQRIKEEYPNDLAVIFSDNNADEQVIRIRTIRAENDKDDDDEKRIEDDVMLKRLEAHLLDTLTLRGVPGVERAFLTMGTRLVIDSDGSELARKGDDRCTQWYLDTSGSALRDVLAVDGVDPTRTYTNDLWQIVEVFGIEAARSALVKELTNVLAFDGSYVNHRHIALLVDVMTYRGSISAVTRHGINRADTGALMRCSFEETVEILLEAAATGELDDCRGISENVMLGQLAPMGTGNFDVFLDPKMLETVISDNSRMGLMPGMPVKEGEAEGAATPYDTGSPMSNDSGYMSMSSPAAGNFSPIQGAGSETPAGFGTEYGGPSGFGSGIGSMSPYNLRGAAAASPFSTSPTSPFAAMGGYSPTSPNAGYSPSSPLLDGGVGRYATSPSFSPSSPSFSPTSPMLRPTSPASPNYSPTSPSYSPTSPTSPRHYSPTSPAQFNSPTSPSYSPASPNYSPASPNLHGAGATSPSYSPASPSWSPTSPEAYSPTSPSFQRSPGNQQSPTSPSYSPTSPAFSPRTPGPGNSGNQYSPNSPSND, encoded by the exons ATGGCAAATTACCACCCTCCCTTCTCGAGCGCTCCGCTCAAAACGGTCGAGGAGATTCAGTTTGGCTTAATGTCCCCCGAAGAGATCAAAAACATGAGCGTTTGCCACATTCTGTACCCCGAGACGATGGACGAAAGCCGCACAAAGCCGCGCGACGGCGGTCTCAACGACCCCCTCCTGGGCTCCATCGATCGTGGTTTCAAGTGCAAGACCTGTACGCAGGCCATGAGTGACTGTCCTGGCCACTTTGGTCACATCGAGCTGGCCAAACCTGTGTATCATCCTGGTTTCATCAAGAAGGTCAAGAAGATCCTGGAGATTGTCTGCCACAACTGCAGCAAGGTGCTGGCCGATACT AGTGATCCCGAGTTTGTTACAGCCATCAGCACTCGAGACGCCAAGCTTCGCTTCAATCGGGTTTGGGCGGTTTGCAAGAAGAAGCGAAGGTGCGAGAACGAGGATCGCAGCGAGAAGAATGATGAGGATTTCGCCCCCGGCATGAAACCGGTGGTCAACAACCATGGCGGCTGCGGCAACGTGCAGCCGCAGGTTCGGCAAGCCGCTCTGCAGCTCAAGGCCGCGTTTGACGTCGCGCAAGAGGACGGCCCGAAGCGACGCGAGACGGTGCCCATCACCCCCGAAATGGCTCACGGCATCTTGAGAAGGATTTCCGAGGAGGATCTGCGCCACATGGGCCTCAACTCGGATTACGCCCGCCCGGAGTGGATGATCCTCACGGTGCTTCCCGTGCCGCCTCCCCCGGTCCGCCCCAGCATTTCCATGGACGGCACGGGCACCGGCATGCGAAACGAGGACGACTTGACGTACAAGCTCGGCGACATCATCCGCGCCAACGGCAACGTGAAGCAGGCGATCCGGGAGGGCTCCCCCCAGCACATTGCCCGGGATTTCGAGGAGCTGCTCCAGTACCACGTGGCGACGTACATGGACAACGACATTGCGGGTCAGCCGCGCGCTCTGCAAAAGAGCGGCCGTCCCGTCAAGGCCATCCGGGCCCGGTTAAAGGGCAAGGAAGGCCGGCTGAGGGGCAACCTGATGGGGAAGCGGGTCGACTTCTCGGCCCGCACCGTCATCACGGGCGACGCGAACCTGTCGCTGCACGAGGTCGGCGTGCCGCGCAGCATCGCCAGGACGCTGACGTACCCCGAAACCGTCACGCCGTACAACATTGGCAAGCTGCACCAGCTGGTCGAGAACGGGCCCAACGAGCACCCGGGTGCCAAGTACGTCATCCGGGCCGACGGCACGCGCATCGACCTGAGGCACCACCGGCGCGCCGCCCAGATCTCGCTCGAGTACGGCTGGAAGGTGGAGCGGCACCTGATGGACGGCGACTACATCATCTTCAACCGGCAGCCCTCGCTGCACAAGGAGTCCATGATGGGCCACCGCGTCCGCGTCATGCCGTACTCGACGTTTCGCCTGAACCTGTCGGTCACGTCGCCCTACAACGCCGACTTTGACGGAGACGAGATGAACCTGCACGTGCCCCAGAGCGAGGAGACGCGCGCCGAGGTCAAGGAGCTGTGCCTCGTGCCCAACAACATTGTGTCGCCGCAAAAGAACGGCCCCCTGATGGGCATCGTGCAGGACTCGCTCGCCGGCGCGTACAAGCTGTGCCGGCGGGACACCTTCATCGACAAGGACATGGTCATGAACATGATGCTCTGGGTCCCCAACTGGGACGGCGTCATCCCGCAGCCCGCCATCCTGAAGCCGCGCCCTCGCTGGACCGGGAAGCAGCTCCTCAGCATGGTCATCCCCAAGGAGATCAGCCTGCACTCCCCCGAGtccgccggcggcggcgacaacGCCGACATGCCGCTCAAGGACACGGGCCTCCTGATCCAGAGCGGGGAGCTGCTGTACGGCCtcttgaagaagaagaacatTGGCTCGGCCGCCGGCGGCATCGTGCACCTGAGCTACAACGAGCTGGGCCCCGAGGGCGCCATGGCCTTCCTCAACGGCGTCCAGCAGGTCGTCACGTACTGGCTGCTCAACAACGGCCacagcatcggcatcggcgaCACCGTCCCGGACAAGCAGACCATCGAAAAGGTCCAGGTCCACATCGACACGCAAAAGGCCGAGGTGGCGAGGCTGACCGCCCAGGCCACGGCCAACGAGCTCGAGGCCCTCCCGGGCATGAACGTCCGGGCGACGTTTGAGAACAAGGTCTCGATGGCGCTCAACTCGGCGCGCGACCAGGCCGGCACGACGACGCAGAACAGCCTCAAGGACTCCAACAACGCCGTCACCATGGCCGATTCCGGGTCCAAGGGCTCGTCCATCAACATCTCCCAGATGACGGCCCTGGTCGGCCAGCAGATTGTCGAGGGCAAGCGCATCCCCTTTGGCTTCAAATACCGGACGCTGCCGCACTTCACCAAGGACGACTACTCGCCCGAGGCCCGCGGCTTCGTCGAGAACTCGTACCTGCGCGGCCTGACGCCGACCGAGTTCTTCTTCCACGCCATGGCCGGTCGCGAGGGCCTCATCGACACGGCCGTCAAGACGGCCGAGACGGGCTACATCCAGCGGCGGCTGGTCAAGGCGCTCGAGGACCTGAGCGCGCGGTACGACGGGACGGTGCGCAACTCGCTCGGCGACATTGTCCAGTTCCTCTACGGCGAGGACGGCCTGGACGCCATGTGCATCGAGAAGCAGAAGCTGGGCACCCTCAAGATGTCCGACGCCGCGTTCGAGAGCAAGTACCGGCTCGACCTGGCCAACCCCCCGGACTGGTTCAGGAAGGACTACGAGTACGGCAACGAGCTGGCCGGCGACAAGGAGTCGATGGACCTGCTCGACGCCGAGTGGGACGCCCTGCTGGACGACCGCCGCACCGTCCGCGCCATCAACCGCGGCAAGATGGGGGAGGAGATGATGCAGCTGCCCCTCAACGTCGGCCGCATCATCGAGAGCGCCAAGCGCGTCTTCAACGTCCGCGCGACGGACCGCAGCAACCTGCGCCCCACCGACGTGATCCCCAGGGTGCGGAGCCTGCTGGGCGAGATCAAGATTGTCCGCGGCCAGGACCCCATCTCGGTCGAGGCCGACACCAACGCCACGATCCTGTTCAAGGCGCTGATCCGCTCGCGGCTCGCCTTCAAGGAGATTGTCAAGGTCCACCGCCTGAACAGGCTGGCCTTTGACCACGTGCTGGGCGAGCTGCAGAACCGCTGGGACCGCTCCTTTGTCAGCCCCGGCGAGATGGTCGGCGTCCTCGCCGCGCAGTCCATCGGCGAGCCCGCCACGCAGATGACGCTCAACACGTTCCACTTTGCCGGCGTCTCGTCCAAGAACGTCACCCTCGGCGTGCCCCGGCTCAAGGAGATCCTCAACCTGGCCAAGGACATCAAGACGCCCAGCATGGCCGTGTACCTCGACACGCACCTGGGCACGCAGGAGCAGGCCAAGAAGCTGCGGAGCATGGTCGAGTACACCAACCTGCGCTCCATCACGTCCGTCACCGAGATCTACTACGACCCGGACATCCAGGGCACCAACATTGCCGAGGACGTCGACATGGTCGAGTCGTACTTTCTGATCCCCGACGACGCCCAGGACACGACGGACCAGCAGTCCCGGTGGCTCCTCCGCATCACCCTCGACCGGCAGAAGCTCCTCGACAAGGAGATCAGGATCGACGACGTGGCCCAGCGCATCAAGGAGGAGTACCCCAACGACCTGGCCGTCATCTTCAGCGACAACAACGCGGACGAGCAGGTCATCCGCATCCGGACCATCCGCGCCGAGAACGAcaaggacgacgacgacgagaagAGGATCGAGGACGACGTCATGCTGAAGCGGCTCGAGGCCCACCTGCTCGACACGCTGACCCTCCGAGGCGTGCCCGGCGTCGAGCGGGCCTTTCTGACCATGGGCACGCGCCTGGTGATCGACTCGGACGGGTCCGAGCTCGCGCGCAAGGGCGACGACAGGTGCACGCAGTGGTACCTGGACACGTCGGGCTCGGCGCTCCGCGACGTCCTGGCCGTCGACGGCGTGGACCCCACCCGCACCTACACCAACGACCTCTGGCAGATTGTCGAGGTCTTTGGCATCGAGGCCGCGCGGTCCGCGCTGGTCAAGGAGCTGACCAACGTGCTGGCCTTTGACGGCTCCTACGTCAACCACCGCCACATCGCCCTGCTCGTCGACGTCATGACGTACCGGGGCAGCATCTCGGCCGTCACCCGGCACGGCATCAACCGCGCCGACACGGGGGCCCTGATGCGCTGCTCCTTCGAGGAGACGGTCGAGATCCTCCTCGAGGCCGCGGCCACCGGGGAGCTTGACGACTGCCGCGGCATCTCGGAAAACGTCATGCTGGGCCAGCTGGCGCCCATGGGCACCGGCAACTTTGACGTCTTCCTCGACCCCAAGATGCTGGAGACGGTCATCTCGGACAACTCGCGCATGGGCCTCATGCCCGGCATGCCGGTCAAGGAGGGCGAGGCCGAAGGGGCGGCGACGCCCTACGACACGGGGTCCCCCATGTCCAACGACTCGGGCTACATGAGCATGAGCTCGCCGGCCGCCGGCAACTTCTCCCCGATCCAGGGCGCGGGGTCCGAGACGCCCGCCGGCTTCGGCACCGAGTACGGCGGGCCGTCGGGCTTCGGCAGCGGCATCGGCTCCATGAGCCCGTACAACCtgcgcggcgcggcggccGCCAGCCCCTTTAGCACGTCGCCCACGTCGCCCTTTGCCGCCATGGGCGGCTACTCCCCCACGTCGCCCAACGCCGGCTactcgccgtcgtcgccgctcCTTGACGGCGGCGTCGGGCGCTACGCCACGTCGCCGTCCTTTAGCCCCTCCTCGCCGTCCTTTTCGCCAACCTCGCCCATGCTGCGGCCCACCAGCCCTGCCAGCCCAAACTACAGCCCGACGTCGCCGAGCTACTCGCCCACGTCGCCCACGTCTCCCCGGCACTACTCCCCCACCTCGCCCGCGCAGTTCAACTCGCCCACCTCGCCCAGCTACTCGCCGGCCAGCCCCAACTACAGCCCGGCCTCGCCCAACCTGCACGGCGCCGGCGCCACCTCTCCCTCTTACTCTCCAGCGTCTCCCTCGTGGTCGCCGACGTCACCGGAGGCGTACTCGCCCACCAGCCCAAGCTTCCAGAGAAGCCCTGGGAACCAACAAAGTCCCACGAGCCCCAGCTACTCGCCCACCTCGCCTGCCTTTTCTCCCCGGACGCCTGGTCCGGGCAACTCGGGCAATCAATA TTCCCCCAACTCGCCCTCTAACGATTga